A single genomic interval of Camelina sativa cultivar DH55 chromosome 11, Cs, whole genome shotgun sequence harbors:
- the LOC104726721 gene encoding uncharacterized protein LOC104726721: protein MKKTMEDPSKLMRRSIHTFLKNYHRVTTAAAVALPFSAGLLLSQPFFSSSSSILHARLNTLFRGAGFSSSLDFFNILSLKLSQTFSSSLFTLPFSLTFFLFSKAYVIKLLSNNHSADDSSVYYFRLLKTYICSFFFLISANASAFALFFLAFNTLEAFGFSSRNFYTFLSVSSAIIYSIIIANAFVISNLALVSSPSSSSGGYTNILKACLLIRKRTSPALALALPTNLGLAGIEALFQYRVVKSYYNGDRDITSIALEGTFIAYLYALFLVLDTIVNFFFYQSCVKNEEDQKIGREDEYSIKIQIRENTKIHVKGSKGLQTIL, encoded by the coding sequence atgaagAAGACAATGGAGGATCCAAGCAAGCTCATGAGAAGATCAATCCACACTTTCCTCAAAAACTACCACCGAGTCACCACCGCAGCCGCTGTGGCTCTCCCTTTCTCAGCCGGTCTTCTCCTCTCTCAgcctttcttctcctcttcctcttccatcCTCCACGCGAGGCTTAACACGCTCTTTCGTGGGGCAGGTTTCTCATCTTCTCTTGATTTCTTCAACATCTTGAGCCTCAAACTCTCACAAaccttttcttcatctttattCACTCTCCCTTTCTCCCtcactttcttcctcttctccaaaGCTTACGTTATCAAACTTCTATCAAACAATCACTCTGCTGATGATTCCTCTGTTTATTACTTTCGTCTTCTCAAAACTTACATTtgtagcttcttcttccttatctcTGCAAACGCCTCTGCTTTTGCTCTGTTCTTCTTAGCATTCAATACCCTTGAAGCCTTTGGATTCTCTTCTAGAAACTTTTACACTTTCCTCTCCGTATCCTCAGCTATCATATACTCAATCATCATCGCAAACGCCTTTGTAATCTCCAATTTGGCCTTGGTCtcgtcaccttcttcttcctcaggaGGATACACAAACATTCTCAAGGCGTGTCTTCTGATTCGAAAAAGAACTTCACCAGCATTGGCTCTTGCTCTGCCTACCAATCTCGGCTTAGCAGGGATCGAAGCCTTGTTTCAGTACCGTGTCGTGAAATCTTATTACAACGGAGACAGAGATATCACATCAATAGCTCTTGAAGGAACTTTCATAGCTTACTTATACGCACTCTTCTTGGTTCTTGACACCATagtcaacttcttcttctaccagAGCTGCGTCAAGAACGAGGAGGATCAAAAGATCGGTAGAGAAGACGAGTACTCGATCAAGATCCAAATCAGAGAGAACACGAAGATACACGTCAAAGGATCAAAGGGTTTACAGACAATCTTGTGA
- the LOC104726722 gene encoding probable receptor-like protein kinase At5g61350 has protein sequence MGGDFRNFSSHVSIILLIIILFAVKSNSTYTPADNYLIDCGSSSETKLSDGRNFKSDQQSVSFLQTDEDIKTSVDSIPITSSNTTSSLPLYLTARIFAGKSTYSFYISRPGRHWIRLHFYPLIHPLHNLTDSVFSVTTDTTVLLHDFSTRDTSSVVFKEYLIYAAEKLSLYFKPHKGSTAFINAVEIVSVPDELVPDSASSVPQAPDFRGLSSFSLQTSHRLNIGGDLISPKIDPLSRTWISDKTYNTFPQGSRNVTVDPSTITYPDGGATALIAPHPVYATAEEMADAQTSQPNFNLSWRMSVDSGHDYFIRLHFCDIVSKSLNDLVFNVFINKLSAISGLDLSSLTNALGTAYYADFVLNASAITNGSILIQVGPTTNLQTGKPNAILNGLEIMKLNNAAGSLDGLFGVDGKYKGPIGGMSSKKLAIAGIGFVMALTALLGVVVLLVRWQRRPKDWQKQNSFSSWLLPLHASHSSYISSKGGSTTSRRMSIFGSKKSKSNGFSSFFSNQGLGRYFPFTELQIATQNFDEKSVIGVGGFGKVYIGEIDGGTQVAIKRGSQGSEQGITEFQTEIQMLSKLRHRHLVSLIGFCDENKEMILVYEYMSNGPLRDHLYGSKENDPIPTLSWKQRLEICIGSARGLHYLHTGAAQGIIHRDVKTTNILLDENLVAKVSDFGLSKDAPMEQGHVSTAVKGSFGYLDPEYFRRQQLTDKSDVYSFGVVLFEVLCARPVINPQLPREQVNLAEYAMNLHRKGMLDKIIDPKIVGTISKGSLRKFVEAAEKCLAEYGVDRPGMGDVLWNLEYALQLQEASAQVDLSDDKTTMNIEMDYIPGEEMSRPVP, from the coding sequence ATGGGAGGAGATTTTCGTAATTTCTCCTCCCACGTTTCcatcatcctcctcatcatcatcctcttcgcCGTCAAATCCAATTCCACGTACACTCCAGCCGATAACTACCTAATCGACTGCGGCTCCTCCAGCGAAACAAAACTCTCCGACGGCCGTAACTTCAAATCCGATCAACAATCCGTATCGTTTCTCCAAACAGACGAAGACATCAAAACCTCCGTCGACTCAATCCCAATCACCTCATCCAACACAACCTCCTCTCTTCCTTTATACCTAACCGCTCGTATCTTCGCCGGCAAGTCAACTTACTCCTTTTACATCTCACGACCTGGCCGTCACTGGATCCGTCTCCATTTCTACCCTCTCATTCATCCTCTCCACAACCTCACAGACTCTGTCTTCTCCGTCACCACCGACACCACCGTCCTCTTACACGACTTCTCAACCAGAGACACTTCTTCCGTCGTCTTCAAAGAGTATCTCATCTACGCCGCCGAgaaactctctctctatttcaaaCCTCACAAAGGCTCAACGGCTTTTATAAACGCCGTTGAGATCGTCTCTGTTCCCGACGAGCTTGTCCCTGACTCTGCTTCCTCTGTTCCTCAAGCTCCTGATTTCAGAGGTTTAAGCAGCTTCTCTCTTCAAACCTCTCACCGGTTAAACATCGGCGGCGATTTGATATCTCCCAAGATTGATCCTCTTTCTCGTACTTGGATCTCTGATAAAACTTACAATACGTTCCCTCAAGGTTCGAGAAATGTCACCGTTGATCCTAGTACCATTACTTATCCTGACGGTGGAGCTACCGCGTTGATCGCTCCTCATCCGGTTTACGCCACGGCAGAGGAAATGGCCGATGCGCAAACCTCGCAACCTAACTTTAATCTCTCGTGGAGAATGAGTGTTGATTCGGGTCATGATTACTTCATTAGGTTACATTTTTGTGACATTGTAAGCAAATCGCTTAACGATCTTGTCTTCAATGTTTTCATCAATAAGCTCTCTGCCATTTCCGGACTCGATCTTTCCTCATTAACCAACGCTTTAGGCACGGCTTATTACGCGGATTTCGTGCTGAATGCGTCTGCTATCACCAATGGCTCGATCCTGATTCAGGTTGGACCGACTACGAATCTTCAGACGGGTAAACCGAATGCGATTCTTAACGGTTTAGAGATCATGAAGCTGAACAATGCAGCTGGGAGTTTAGATGGGCTTTTCGGGGTTGATGGGAAATACAAAGGACCTATTGGTGGGATGTCGTCTAAGAAGCTTGCGATTGCGGGTATTGGATTCGTGATGGCACTAACCGCTTTGTTAGGTGTTGTTGTGTTGCTTGTTAGATGGCAGAGACGTCCTAAAGACTGGCAAAAACAGAATAGTTTCTCGTCATGGTTGCTTCCTTTGCACGCAAGTCACTCGAGTTACATCTCGAGTAAAGGCGGGTCCACGACGTCGAGGCGGATGAGTATTTTCGGGTCCAAGAAGAGCAAGAGCAACGGATTCTCTAGCTTCTTCTCTAACCAAGGATTAGGACGGTACTTCCCTTTTACTGAATTGCAAATAGCGACGCAGAACTTTGACGAGAAATCTGTGATTGGAGTTGGAGGATTCGGGAAAGTGTATATAGGAGAAATCGACGGTGGGACACAAGTAGCTATCAAAAGAGGGAGTCAGGGTTCAGAGCAAGGAATCACAGAGTTTCAGACAGAGATTCAGATGTTGTCTAAACTTAGACACAGACATTTAGTGTCTCTAATCGGATTCTGCGACGAGAACAAAGAGATGATTCTCGTCTATGAGTACATGTCAAACGGTCCTCTACGTGACCATCTGTACGGCTCCAAAGAGAATGACCCTATACCTACCTTGTCCTGGAAGCAACGTCTAGAGATCTGCATCGGATCAGCGCGTGGGCTCCACTATCTCCACACAGGTGCGGCTCAAGGGATCATCCATCGTGACGTCAAGACCACTAACATTCTCTTGGACGAGAACCTAGTAGCTAAAGTTTCTGACTTTGGACTTTCCAAAGACGCCCCTATGGAACAAGGGCATGTAAGTACCGCTGTGAAAGGTAGTTTTGGGTACTTAGACCCCGAGTACTTCCGAAGACAGCAACTCACTGACAAATCCGATGTGTACTCGTTTGGTGTGGTGTTATTCGAGGTTCTATGCGCGAGGCCAGTGATAAACCCACAGTTACCTAGAGAACAAGTTAACTTAGCAGAGTATGCTATGAATTTGCATAGAAAAGGTATGCTTGATAAAATCATAGACCCGAAAATCGTGGGAACGATTAGTAAAGGATCGTTGAGGAAGTTCGTGGAGGCAGCAGAGAAATGTCTAGCTGAGTATGGTGTTGATCGGCCTGGAATGGGAGATGTGTTGTGGAATCTTGAATATGCTTTGCAGCTTCAAGAAGCGTCCGCTCAAGTTGATTTGTCGGATGATAAGACTACAATGAATATTGAAATGGATTATATCCCCGGCGAGGAAATGTCGCGTCCAGTGCCGTGA
- the LOC104726723 gene encoding pentatricopeptide repeat-containing protein At5g61370, mitochondrial, translated as MRSTIRSNAYTLLTNTTKLTRYFCSRHLVDQSNHALTELQEVIRIVSSPIGGLDDLEENLNRVSISPSSNLITQVIESCKNETSPRRLLRFFSWSCKSLGSSSLHDKEFNHVLRVLAEKKDHTAIQILLSDIRKQNRAMDKQTFSIVAETLVKIGKEEDAIGIFKILDKFSCPQDSFTVTAIISALCSRGHVKRALGVMHHHKDVISGNELSVYRSLLFGWSVQRNVKEARRVIQDMKSAGIAPDLFCFNSLLTCLCERNVNRNPSGLVPEALNIMLEMKSYKIQPTSISYNILLSCLGRTRRVKESCQILEQMKRSGCDPDTASYYFVVRVLYLTGRFGKGNQTVDEMIERGLRPERKFYYDLIGVLCGVERVNFALQLFEKMKRTSVGGYGAVYDLLIPKLCKGGNFEKGKELWEEAMSLDVTLSCSIDLLDPSVTEVFKPIKKKEVEGTMVDRRALNLKVHARMNKIKPKLKPKPKRRSKKKKNMGH; from the coding sequence ATGAGGTCCACGATCAGATCAAACGCGTATACGTTGCTAACAAACACTACAAAGCTTACACGTTATTTTTGCTCTCGTCATTTGGTAGATCAATCGAACCATGCATTGACGGAGTTGCAGGAAGTTATTAGGATCGTTTCTTCCCCCATTGGTGGTCTAGATGACCTTGAAGAAAACTTGAACCGGGTTTCCATATCTCCATCATCCAACCTCATTACCCAAGTGATCGAGTCTTGCAAGAACGAGACTTCACCGAGAAGACTGTTAAGGTTTTTCTCCTGGTCGTGTAAAAGCCTAGGTTCTTCTAGTTTACACGACAAGGAATTCAACCATGTCCTAAGAGTTTTGGCTGAGAAGAAAGATCATACAGCTATTCAGATACTCTTATCAGATATCAGGAAGCAGAACCGGGCCATGGACAAGCAAACGTTTAGCATTGTCGCTGAAACTCTGGTTAAGattggtaaagaagaagatgcaataGGTATCTTCAAGATCTTGGACAAGTTTTCGTGTCCACAAGATAGCTTCACTGTAACAGCTATCATAAGTGCGCTCTGTTCCAGAGGACATGTGAAGAGAGCGTTGGGAGTTATGCATCATCACAAGGATGTGATCTCTGGTAATGAATTGTCTGTGTACAGAAGTCTTTTATTCGGGTGGTCGGTACAAAGAAACGTCAAGGAAGCAAGAAGAGTTATACAAGATATGAAATCAGCCGGGATTGCACCTGATTTGTTCTGTTTCAACTCGTTGCTGACCTGCCTATGCGAAAGAAACGTTAACCGAAACCCCTCAGGGCTTGTTCCTGAAGCTTTGAACATTATGTTGGAGATGAAGTCTTACAAAATCCAACCTACATCTATTAGTTACAATATATTGCTCTCCTGTTTGGGAAGGACGAGGAGGGTGAAAGAGTCATGCCAGATTCTAGAGCAGATGAAGAGATCAGGATGTGATCCCGATACAGCGAGCTACTACTTTGTTGTGAGGGTTCTGTATTTGACAGGAAGGTTTGGTAAAGGCAACCAAACAGTAGACGAGATGATTGAGAGAGGACTGAGACCTGAACGCAAATTCTATTATGATCTGATTGGGGTTCTTTGCGGGGTCGAGCGGGTAAATTTTGCGCTTCAATTgtttgagaagatgaagaggaccTCTGTGGGTGGTTATGGTGCGGTTTATGATCTGCTTATACCAAAACTATGTAAAGGAGGAAACTTTGAGAAAGGGAAAGAGCTTTGGGAAGAGGCAATGTCACTTGATGTTACACTTAGTTGCTCCATTGATTTGCTTGATCCATCTGTCACAGAGGTTTTCAAACCaatcaagaagaaagaagtggAGGGTACAATGGTGGACCGCCGCGCACTTAACTTGAAGGTTCATGCTAGAATGAACAAAATAAAGccaaaactgaaaccaaaaccgaaacgcagaagtaaaaagaagaagaatatgggGCATTGA
- the LOC104726724 gene encoding two-component response regulator-like APRR1, giving the protein MDLNGECKGGDGFIDRSRVRILLCDNDSKSLGEVFTLLSQCSYQVTSVKSARQVIDALNAEGPDIDIILAEIDLPMAKGMKMLRYITRDKDLRRIPVIMMSRQDEVPVVVKCLKLGAADYLVKPLRTNELLNLWTHMWRRRRMLGLAEKNMLSYDFDLVGSDPSDPNTNSTNLFSDDTDDRSHRSTNPQRGNISHQENEWSVAIAPVQAGDGGLGADGTATSSLAVTAIEPPLSHHVGSHHESMKRNSNPAQFSSVPKKSRLKIGESSAFFTYVKSTVLRTSSQDPPHVNENGSLHLHRGLAEKFQAVASGGINSAKQARKSKETEKTHSQGENLQNVTSYPHSLERSRTLPTSVEFNSRNYQEGNMNTPPVSAMNRSKDSSQTDGSGFSAQNAYPYYMHGVMNQVMMQSAAMMPQYGHQLPHCPPNHPNGMTGYPYYHHPHPMNTSLQHSQMSLQNGQMSMVHHSWSPAGNHSSNEVRVNKLDRREEALLKFRRKRNQRCFDKKIRYVNRKRLAERRPRVKGQFVRKMNGVNVDLNGQPDSADYDDEEEEEEEEEEENRDSSPQDDALGT; this is encoded by the exons ATGGATTTGAACGGTGAGTGTAAGGGAGGAGATGGGTTCATTGATAGAAGCAGAGTCAGGATTTTGCTTTGTGACAATGATTCCAagagcttgggagaggtttttACTCTCCTTTCTCAGTGTTCTTACCAGG TGACTTCAGTGAAATCAGCAAGGCAGGTGATTGACGCACTTAATGCAGAGGGACCTGATATCGATATTATACTGGCAGAAATTGATCTCCCAATGGCCAAGGGTATGAAGATGCTGAGGTACATCACACGAGACAAAGATCTTCGGAGGATCCCTGTCATCA tgatGTCGAGGCAAGACGAGGTCCCTGTCGTGGTAAAGTGCTTGAAGCTAGGTGCAGCTGACTACCTTGTGAAGCCTCTTCGGACCAACGAGCTTCTGAACTTGTGGACACACATGTGGAGAAGACGACGCATG TTAGGACTTGCTGAGAAGAATATGTTGAGTTATGATTTTGATCTCGTGGGATCTGATCCAAGTGATCCAAACACAAATAGTACCAACCTGTTCTCTGACGACACAGATGATAGAAGTCACAGGTCCACCAACCCGCAGAGAGGAAATATAAGTCACCAGGAAAATGAG TGGTCTGTTGCTATTGCTCCTGTTCAAGCTGGTGATGGTGGTCTTGGTGCTGATGGAACAGCCACTTCTTCTCTTGCTGTTACTGCTATAGAGCCTCCACTAAGTCATCATGTTGGGTCTCACCATGAGTCAATGAAAAGAAATAGTAATCCAG CACAATTTTCTTCAGTACCAAAGAAAAGTAGATTGAAGATTGGAGAGTCCTCTGCTTTCTTCACATACGTCAAATCTACTGTCCTTAGAACTAGCAGTCAGGATCCTCCTCATGTCAATGAAAATGGCTCACTTCATCTTCATCGAGGTTTGGCGGAGAAGTTTCAAGCGGTGGCTAGTGGAGGGATCAACAGCGCCAAACAAGCCCGCAAAAGTAAAGAGACCGAGAAAACACACTCTCAAGGAGAGAACTTACAGAATGTCACCAGCTATCCACATTCCCTTGAGCGGTCACGCACGCTTCCAACATCAGTAGAGTTTAATAGTAGGAACTACCAAGAAGGAAATATGAATACTCCCCCAGTTTCTGCTATGAACAGAAGTAAGGATTCATCTCAAACTGATGGCTCAGGTTTCTCTGCACAAAATGCTTATCCTTACTATATGCATGGGGTCATGAACCAAGTTATGATGCAATCAGCAGCCATGATGCCTCAGTATGGTCATCAACTTCCTCATTGCCCACCTAATCATCCGAACGGAATGACGGGATATCCTTACTACCACCACCCACACCCAATGAACACATCATTACAGCACAGTCAGATGTCTTTACAGAATGGTCAGATGTCTATGGTTCATCATTCTTGGTCACCAGCAGGAAATCACTCTTCTAATGAGGTGAGGGTGAATAAACTTGACAGAAGAGAGGAAGCTCTACttaaatttagaagaaaaaggaaCCAAAGGTGTTTTGATAAAAAGATTAGGTATGTGAATAGGAAACGCCTTGCTGAGAGGAGACCGCGAGTTAAGGGTCAGTTTGTTAGGAAGATGAACGGCGTGAATGTTGATTTAAATGGGCAGCCTGACTCTGCTGACTATGAtgacgaggaagaggaggaagaagaagaagaagaggagaaccGGGATTCATCTCCTCAGGATGATGCTCTGGGAACttaa
- the LOC104726725 gene encoding protein NEN2-like: MVGLTPAGDRSEIAFFDLETTIPFRPGQPYAILEFGSILVCPKKLVELRNYSILVRPANLDFITPRSVKCNGIKREDVESAPSFADIADTVYDILHGRIWAGHNILKFDCPRIREAFAEIGRDPPVPKGTIDSLALLTQRFGRRAGDMKMATLAKYFGLGNQTHRSLDDVRMNLEVLKYCATVLFLESSLPDELIENSVTTTPETSSRRRRNIKTSPLQSPTDQQTGENSTTIPILSFVSSAEAQTDPFDMSTLKNEIAPEVLQSDVPMEEKNQQSEAVASESEGTSDQEGFFELDKISISSIRATHIPLYDGSQTMKLQLFLGDKPLQLHCPRLKVRFGINGKFLDKAGRRRLNFLVDLYPSLCSVLQECDSAAEAISVDSGSGSEWNPAVMPMKEFLNCPTARIHIPTEFNGDIDRYAAEIHQKEFSGATVIQKLISCNPKAEELESLLNRGTVLDAFFSLEPYDYQQRAGIRLVARKLVIYQ; the protein is encoded by the exons ATGGTTGGTCTAACTCCAGCTGGGGATCGTTCAGAGATTGCATTCTTCGACCTCGAGACGACAATTCCGTTCCGACCTGGTCAGCCGTACGCGATTCTGGAGTTTGGATCGATCTTGGTTTGTCCCAAGAAGCTAGTTGAGCTTCGAAACTACTCCATCCTGGTTCGACCTGCTAATCTCGACTTCATCACGCCTCGCTCGGTTAAGTGCAACGGCATCAAACGTGAAGACGTCGAGTCAGCTCCTAGTTTTGCAGATATAGCTGACACTGTCTACGATATTCTCCATG GAAGGATATGGGCTGGTCACAATATATTGAAGTTCGATTGTCCAAGGATAAGAGAAGCATTTGCTGAGATTGGACGAGATCCACCTGTGCCAAAAGGCACCATTGACTCGTTAGCTTTGCTTACTCAAAGGTTTGGGAGGAGAGCTGGTGATATGAAG ATGGCGACTTTGGCTAAATACTTTGGACTTGGCAACCAAACGCATAG GAGTCTGGACGAtgtcaggatgaatttggaggtTCTCAAGTATTGTGCTACTGTTTTGTTCTTG GAATCAAGCCTTCCAGATGAACTTATAGAGAACTCGGTTACTACTACTCCAGAAACAAGTTCAAGAAGGCGTAGGAATATCAAAACATCTCCTCTGCAATCTCCCACTGATCAGCAGACAGGAGAAAACAGTACAACTATACCTATTTTATCATTTGTTTCATCCGCAGAAGCTCAAACGGATCCGTTTGATATGAGCACTTTAAAAAACGAAATAGCGCCAGAGGTTCTTCAATCAGATGTTCCcatggaagaaaaaaatcagcAGTCTGAGGCTGTTGCCTCTGAGTCTGAGGGTACCAGTGACCAGGAAGGATTCTTTGAGCTAGATAAAATATCTATTTCAAGTATCAGAGCTACTCATATCCCATTATATGATGGGAGCCAAACAATGAAGCTACAGCTCTTCCTTGGGGACAAACCCCTTCAGCTCCATTGTCCTCGTCTGAAAGTACGGTTTGGAATTAATGGGAAATTTCTGGACAAAGCTGGGAGACGGAGGCTGAACTTTTTAGTTGATCTGTATCCCAGTCTCTGCAGTGTACTGCAAGAATGCGACAGTGCTGCAGAAGCAATATCTGTTGATTCAGGCAGTGGTTCTGAGTGGAACCCAGCGGTCATGCCAATGAAAGAATTTCTGAACTGTCCTACCGCAAGGATACA TATACCCACAGAGTTTAATGGAGATATAGACCGGTATGCAGCTGAGATACACCAGAAAGAGTTCTCTGGAGCTACTGTTATTCAGAAACTCATTTCTTGCAACCCTAAGGCTGAGGAGCTTGAGTCTTTGTTGAATCGTGGAACTGTTCTCGACGCTTTCTTCTCTCTGGAGCCATACGATTATCAGCAGAGAGCTGGAATCCGTTTAGTTGCCAGAAAGCTAGTTATATATCAGTAA
- the LOC104726728 gene encoding pentatricopeptide repeat-containing protein At5g61400-like, translated as MLKLLLLQHRTSSAYSYKFQSFTFRLLSQSPSLSNSASSLASLSSSSSSSSSSLAEAILKRRSTEEALKLFKASTRLEISKKKDLRKISEVIHVLTGAQRYMLARCLIKSLIESLRRHSEPTDISCRVFNALEDIQSPKFSLGVFSLLIMEFLEMGLFEEALWVSREMSCSPDSKACLAILNGLVRKKRFEPVWVDYQLMISRGLVPDVHIYSVLFQCCFKQGLSSKKEKLLDEMTSLGIKPNVYIYTIYIRDLCRENKMEEADKMFSLMKKNGVVPNLYTYSAMIDGYCKTRNLRQAYSLYKEIKVAELLPNVVVFGTLVDGFCKARELVAARSLLVHMVKFGVDPNLYVYNCLIHGQCRSGDMLEAMGLFSEMESLNLVPDVFTYTILINGLCTEDRLAEAKQLFQRMKNERIFPTSVTYNTLIHGFCKEYNMEKALDLCSEMTASGLEPNILTFSILIDGYCKVRNIKAAMGLYSEMAIKGIIPDVVTYTALIDAHFKEAKMKEALKLYSDMLEAGIHPNDHTLACLVDGFWKEGRMSDAIDFYLGNNQAATGKSLVQRSCWNHVGFTCLIQGLCQNGYILRASRCFSDMKSGGITPDIWSYLSMLKGHLQEKRITDTMMLHCDMIKTGTLPNILVNQLLARFYEENGYLRSACFLTNSSRLGTIS; from the coding sequence ATGTTGAAgcttttgcttcttcaacatAGAACTTCTTCAGCTTACAGTTACAAGTTCCAATCTTTCACCTTCAGATTGTTATCTCAGTCTCCTTCTCTGTCAAATTCAGCATCTTCGTTGGCTTCtttatcgtcttcttcttcttcttcttcttcgagtctAGCCGAAGCAATACTGAAACGCAGATCCACGGAAGAAGCGCTCAAGCTGTTCAAAGCGTCTACGAGACTCGAGATCTCGAAGAAAAAGGATCTTCGAAAAATTTCGGAAGTAATTCACGTTTTGACCGGAGCTCAGAGGTATATGCTCGCCAGGTGTTTGATAAAAAGCCTCATAGAGAGTCTCAGGCGCCACAGTGAGCCGACTGATATTTCTTGTAGAGTTTTCAATGCTCTCGAGGATATCCAGAGTCCAAAATTTAGTCTTGGGGTGTTTAGTCTATTGATTATGGAGTTTCTAGAGATGGGTTTGTTTGAAGAAGCTCTTTGGGTGAGTCGAGAGATGAGTTGTTCACCGGATTCGAAAGCTTGTCTTGCGATTTTGAATGGATTGgttagaaagaaaaggtttgagCCAGTCTGGGTTGATTACCAGCTTATGATCTCTCGTGGTTTGGTCCCTGATGTCCacatttactctgttttgtttcaatGCTGTTTCAAACAAGGCTTATCCTCCAAGAAAGAGAAACTGCTTGATGAGATGACTTCGTTAGGGATCAAGCCGAATGTTTATATCTATACCATATATATCCGTGATCTGTGTAGAGAAAATAAGATGGAGGAAGCAGATAAAATGTTCAGCTTGATGAAGAAAAATGGCGTTGTTCCAAACTTGTATACTTACAGTGCAATGATTGATGGTTACTGCAAGACCCGTAACCTGAGACAAGCTTACTCATTGTATAAGGAGATCAAGGTTGCTGAACTGTTGccaaatgttgttgtttttggcaCATTGGTTGATGGTTTTTGCAAAGCGCGTGAATTGGTTGCTGCGAGGAGCCTTTTGGTGCATATGGTGAAGTTTGGAGTTGATcctaatttatatgtttataactGTTTAATTCATGGACAGTGCAGATCAGGAGACATGTTGGAAGCAATGGGATTGTTTTCCGAGATGGAAAGTTTAAATCTTGTGCCTGATGTATTCACTTATACTATACTTATCAACGGGCTTTGTACTGAAGATCGGCTAGCTGAAGCAAAACAGTTATTTCAGAGGATGAAGAATGAGAGAATTTTCCCAACCTCCGTGACTTACAATACGCTGATTCATGGGTTTTGTAAAGAATACAATATGGAGAAAGCTCTGGATTTGTGCTCAGAGATGACAGCAAGTGGCTTAGAACCCAACATCCTAACCTTTTCTATTTTGATCGACGGTTACTGCAAAGTGAGAAACATAAAAGCTGCAATGGGATTGTACTCAGAGATGGCCATCAAAGGTATAATTCCTGATGTTGTGACCTACACAGCTTTGATCGATGCACACTTCAAGGAGGCCAAGATGAAAGAAGCACTAAAGCTGTACAGTGACATGCTAGAGGCTGGAATCCACCCCAATGATCACACGCTCGCTTGCTTAGTAGATGGATTCTGGAAAGAAGGGAGAATGTCTGATGCCATTGATTTTTATCTGGGAAACAATCAAGCTGCTACCGGTAAATCCCTTGTTCAGAGGAGCTGCTGGAATCATGTGGGTTTTACATGCTTGATCCAAGGGTTATGTCAGAACGGCTACATTCTTCGAGCTAGCAGGTGCTTCTCAGACATGAAATCTGGTGGGATAACCCCTGACATATGGAGTTACCTTTCGATGTTGAAGGGTCATCTCCAAGAAAAACGTATTACTGATACAATGATGTTGCACTGTGACATGATCAAAACTGGTACATTGCCTAACATTTTGGTGAATCAATTGCTAGCCAGGTTTTACGAAGAGAATGGATATCTAAGATCAGCTTGTTTCTTGACCAATTCAAGCCGTTTGGGAACTATCAGCTAA